The Virgibacillus dokdonensis genome includes a window with the following:
- a CDS encoding GntR family transcriptional regulator: protein MPIDKETQIIDDIMEKIITKAMKPGEKLLSENKLADQYNVPRITARNALTTLEARGYIYSVQGKGRFLKETAKPIQLHLTGNSSFTEKMQRAGYRLTTKNMYCTKISYDSKVYDALRASREAEIYKIGRLRLIDDEPIAIHQSYVNQQQFPNIAQEGPQILSMFAYYRQLGYEAFTSKQSLLSITFPTSYEQKLFSCGSMVPLIVLETDCIDVETQKVLEYTKILYRSDKFKYDITMNESR from the coding sequence ATGCCGATAGATAAAGAAACGCAAATTATTGACGATATAATGGAGAAAATTATTACGAAGGCGATGAAGCCTGGTGAAAAGCTTCTATCAGAAAATAAACTTGCAGATCAGTATAACGTGCCACGCATTACTGCTAGAAATGCATTAACAACATTGGAGGCTCGTGGATATATTTATTCTGTGCAAGGTAAGGGGCGTTTTTTAAAAGAAACTGCCAAACCAATTCAATTACATTTGACAGGAAACAGCAGTTTTACCGAAAAGATGCAGCGTGCTGGTTATCGATTGACAACGAAAAATATGTATTGCACAAAAATCAGCTATGATAGTAAAGTGTACGACGCGTTACGGGCTAGCAGGGAAGCAGAGATTTATAAAATTGGGCGACTTCGATTAATTGATGACGAACCGATAGCTATTCATCAATCATACGTTAATCAGCAGCAATTTCCAAACATTGCTCAAGAAGGACCGCAAATATTATCCATGTTTGCTTACTATCGGCAATTGGGATATGAAGCATTTACAAGTAAGCAGTCTTTATTAAGTATTACGTTTCCAACTTCCTATGAACAAAAATTGTTTTCATGCGGTAGTATGGTCCCTCTTATTGTACTAGAAACCGATTGCATTGATGTAGAAACACAAAAAGTATTGGAATATACGAAAATACTGTATCGTAGTGATAAATTTAAATATGATATTACAATGAATGAAAGTCGGTGA
- the phnH gene encoding phosphonate C-P lyase system protein PhnH, with product MPIDQVHDLQKVYRKLLDRMARPGKLANLQAFQEKVDYEVACYDATLLIAMTLLDGEVSFHVISENKQLVEEKIAAYTLARHASMEEADFIIVLQDATEASIIEGMATCKTGNLVDPQYSATWVMESQTPLSNQPQLLLTGPGIQRQTDLHTSFVPSIWQARSEAVQEYPLGIDLMFTDDIMQIACVPRTTTVSVQEVE from the coding sequence ATGCCGATAGATCAAGTTCATGACTTACAAAAGGTGTATCGCAAATTATTAGATCGTATGGCTCGTCCAGGAAAGCTAGCTAATTTACAAGCTTTTCAAGAGAAAGTGGACTATGAGGTAGCGTGTTATGATGCAACGTTGCTCATTGCGATGACGTTATTGGATGGAGAAGTGTCATTTCATGTGATTTCTGAGAATAAGCAGCTCGTCGAAGAAAAAATCGCTGCCTATACTTTAGCCAGACATGCATCTATGGAAGAAGCCGATTTTATTATTGTGTTACAGGACGCTACCGAGGCTTCCATTATTGAAGGAATGGCTACTTGTAAAACAGGGAATTTAGTTGATCCGCAGTATTCTGCTACATGGGTAATGGAAAGTCAAACGCCGTTGTCTAATCAACCGCAACTACTATTAACAGGTCCTGGAATTCAGAGGCAAACAGATTTACATACAAGTTTCGTGCCAAGCATTTGGCAAGCTAGGAGTGAAGCAGTGCAAGAATATCCTTTAGGCATCGATCTTATGTTCACGGATGACATCATGCAGATTGCTTGTGTTCCTAGGACAACAACGGTTTCTGTACAGGAGGTGGAGTAG
- a CDS encoding alpha-D-ribose 1-methylphosphonate 5-phosphate C-P-lyase PhnJ, whose translation MKNKTHFAFFDEGSKKEIRRTTLKAVAIPGYQVPFASREMPIARGWGTGGLQLTLSLIGREDSLKVIDQGADESVNAVSIKKLVQQTTGVELTDQTEDASLIQSRHRIPEVPLTEEQILVLQVPTPEPLRDVEASEYVTKRLHAEEEYSGAWLLLFEQIMKYGKTATGADHPVYVNGRYVMAPSPIPRFDNPKMHTSKALILLGAGREKKIYAVPPYTDVASLAFEDYPFTVETFSDQACHLCGANDVFLDELVDETTGKAYYQCNDTSYCIDRLNSQEQVEVEHHHA comes from the coding sequence ATGAAGAATAAAACACATTTTGCGTTTTTTGATGAAGGGTCAAAGAAGGAAATTCGCCGCACGACGTTAAAAGCAGTCGCGATCCCTGGCTATCAAGTCCCATTCGCTTCAAGAGAAATGCCAATTGCAAGAGGTTGGGGAACAGGTGGATTACAGTTAACGTTATCGTTAATTGGTAGAGAAGATAGTTTAAAAGTAATTGACCAAGGTGCAGATGAGTCAGTGAATGCCGTTAGTATAAAAAAGTTAGTCCAACAAACTACCGGTGTGGAACTAACCGACCAGACAGAGGACGCTTCCTTAATCCAATCCAGACATCGGATTCCAGAAGTTCCACTAACCGAGGAGCAAATTTTAGTATTACAAGTCCCAACGCCAGAACCGTTACGTGATGTAGAAGCTAGTGAGTATGTAACCAAACGATTACATGCAGAAGAAGAATATAGCGGCGCGTGGCTCTTATTATTTGAGCAAATTATGAAATACGGTAAAACAGCAACAGGTGCCGATCATCCTGTCTATGTAAATGGACGCTACGTGATGGCGCCAAGTCCCATCCCAAGGTTCGATAATCCGAAAATGCATACATCGAAAGCTTTGATTTTGTTAGGGGCAGGAAGAGAGAAGAAAATCTATGCTGTGCCACCTTATACGGATGTAGCGTCACTTGCTTTTGAAGATTATCCGTTTACCGTGGAAACATTTTCAGATCAGGCATGTCATTTATGCGGTGCAAATGATGTGTTCCTTGATGAATTGGTCGATGAAACAACAGGAAAAGCTTATTATCAGTGTAATGATACGAGCTACTGTATAGATAGATTGAACAGCCAAGAGCAAGTGGAGGTGGAACATCATCATGCATGA
- a CDS encoding ATP-binding protein, producing MQKLLDEMVGIKNYTEALRAQSHEFKNKLHVILGMLHLKEYKELETMIPSMVDQFDEEVGYISQRLKHPALAGFLIGKMSKARESNITFELEESSFLKKEFTAPIIHELITILGSLIENGFEAVLASNNKHKTVKLFLYSIDQTIHIKIEDNGPGIAKDHLDNLFDKKFSTKGGDRGYGLFLTYQTVQKLQGKINVSTTAGNGTVFNITLAIPMVGDDNDQRTNRRR from the coding sequence GTGCAGAAACTATTGGATGAGATGGTAGGAATTAAAAACTATACAGAGGCTTTACGAGCGCAATCCCATGAATTCAAGAACAAATTACATGTTATTTTAGGCATGCTTCATTTAAAAGAATATAAAGAATTAGAAACGATGATTCCTAGTATGGTAGATCAATTTGATGAAGAAGTTGGCTATATTTCGCAACGATTGAAACATCCAGCATTAGCAGGCTTTTTAATCGGAAAAATGAGTAAAGCTAGAGAAAGTAATATCACCTTTGAATTGGAAGAAAGCAGCTTTCTAAAAAAGGAATTTACTGCACCAATCATCCATGAATTAATTACTATTTTAGGAAGTTTAATCGAAAATGGTTTTGAAGCTGTTTTAGCATCCAATAACAAACATAAAACCGTTAAACTTTTCCTTTATTCCATAGATCAAACCATTCATATTAAAATAGAAGATAATGGACCAGGAATAGCAAAGGATCATCTCGACAATCTTTTTGATAAAAAGTTTTCCACGAAAGGAGGGGATCGAGGCTATGGACTGTTTCTTACATATCAAACTGTGCAAAAACTTCAAGGCAAGATAAACGTTTCAACTACGGCAGGAAACGGAACTGTATTTAACATTACACTAGCAATACCAATGGTGGGGGATGACAATGATCAACGTACTAATCGTAGAAGATGA
- a CDS encoding response regulator has protein sequence MINVLIVEDDAMVSHINAMYLKQIEGFHLEGQVTSVAEARDFIKQQPIDLILLDIYMPQQTGLELLSYIRKYEKGIDVIIISAASDTDSIQYALQNGVSDYIIKPFQFERFQHALLSYQEKQRIVKEKKQLSQSELDQLLGGDLPERDIEQPALPKGLAPETLSQIWDCTQNFGDKGFSTEQLANKIGMSRISIRKYLSFLKQQHVITSYISYGNVGRPLTMYKCLPHRQALIATYLE, from the coding sequence ATGATCAACGTACTAATCGTAGAAGATGATGCTATGGTATCTCATATTAACGCTATGTACTTAAAACAAATAGAAGGGTTTCACCTTGAAGGGCAGGTCACATCTGTAGCTGAAGCGAGGGACTTTATTAAACAGCAACCGATAGATCTCATTTTGCTCGATATTTATATGCCGCAACAAACAGGGCTTGAATTATTGAGCTATATTCGTAAATATGAAAAAGGCATTGATGTGATTATCATTTCAGCAGCATCGGATACGGATAGCATTCAGTATGCTTTACAAAATGGAGTGTCTGATTACATTATTAAACCTTTTCAGTTTGAGCGATTTCAGCATGCGCTCTTAAGCTATCAAGAAAAACAACGAATCGTAAAAGAAAAAAAGCAACTGAGCCAATCGGAATTAGATCAATTACTTGGAGGGGATTTGCCTGAAAGAGATATTGAACAGCCTGCGTTACCAAAAGGGTTAGCTCCAGAAACGCTGTCGCAAATATGGGATTGTACGCAAAATTTTGGCGATAAAGGATTTTCAACCGAACAATTAGCTAATAAAATTGGCATGTCACGAATTTCTATCCGTAAATATCTATCTTTTTTGAAACAGCAACATGTTATTACATCATATATTTCCTATGGCAATGTCGGACGACCATTAACCATGTATAAATGCTTGCCACATCGACAAGCTTTGATTGCAACATACTTAGAATAA
- a CDS encoding carbon-phosphorus lyase complex subunit PhnI has protein sequence MGYVAVKGGTKAIEASIERLTYDRLQEREVVEVKTIMATMRALVDQVMSESSLYSPFLAALAIKQAEGSMEEAVFIMRAHRSTLPRLHYSKIVESESMCVERRISASFKDIPGGQILGSTTDYTHRLLDFSLASETKLGIDQWMKNYLDKLEQVVSPHDEVLFFPKVVNYLRQEGLFGGHELDDTPPTDITKENLSFPASRSARLQTLTRGQTGAVTALGYASLRGYGQVHPTVGEVRVGMLPIYVGHPNEPEQTEEDSYYIGEIKVSEVESFVPVSVKNEQNEEELDFEIGYGVCYGQNETKAIAMSILDQCLEHPEASFPTHDEEFVLLHIDSVEATGFISHLKLPHYVTFQSKLDSVREVKRKGESDEE, from the coding sequence ATGGGTTATGTAGCGGTCAAAGGTGGAACAAAGGCAATTGAAGCTTCTATTGAAAGGTTAACGTACGATCGTTTACAAGAAAGAGAAGTTGTTGAAGTGAAAACGATCATGGCAACAATGCGTGCCCTTGTCGATCAGGTAATGTCAGAAAGTAGCTTGTATTCTCCATTTCTTGCAGCGCTAGCTATTAAGCAAGCAGAAGGTAGTATGGAAGAGGCTGTATTCATTATGCGCGCACATCGTTCAACATTACCGAGACTGCATTATAGTAAGATTGTAGAATCCGAGTCTATGTGCGTAGAACGCCGTATTTCCGCCAGTTTTAAGGACATTCCTGGTGGGCAAATATTAGGCTCTACGACAGACTACACGCACCGTTTACTTGACTTTTCGTTAGCTTCAGAAACAAAGCTAGGAATTGATCAATGGATGAAAAACTATTTGGATAAACTGGAGCAAGTAGTATCTCCACACGATGAAGTATTGTTTTTTCCGAAAGTAGTCAATTATTTACGCCAAGAGGGACTATTTGGAGGTCATGAATTAGATGATACACCTCCGACGGATATTACAAAAGAAAACCTATCTTTTCCAGCTTCGCGCAGTGCTCGATTACAAACATTAACACGTGGGCAAACAGGTGCCGTGACAGCTCTTGGGTATGCCTCTTTACGCGGATACGGTCAGGTGCATCCAACGGTCGGTGAAGTCCGTGTTGGCATGCTTCCGATCTATGTCGGGCATCCGAATGAGCCTGAACAGACAGAGGAAGATAGCTATTATATTGGTGAAATCAAAGTTTCCGAAGTCGAATCGTTTGTCCCTGTCTCTGTCAAAAATGAACAAAATGAAGAGGAACTTGATTTTGAAATTGGTTACGGGGTTTGTTACGGACAAAATGAAACAAAAGCAATTGCGATGAGTATTCTTGACCAATGTTTAGAGCACCCTGAAGCTAGTTTCCCGACACATGATGAAGAGTTCGTTCTATTACATATCGATTCGGTAGAAGCAACAGGGTTCATATCGCATTTGAAACTCCCACATTATGTCACTTTCCAATCGAAGCTGGATAGTGTACGTGAGGTTAAAAGAAAGGGAGAGAGTGATGAAGAATAA
- a CDS encoding TraB/GumN family protein yields the protein MTEDNITRIYLNNKEYILIGTAHVSKHSAEQVKEVIEAEKPDTVCVELDEQRYQSIKDDNKWKNMDIFKVIKEKKASLLLMNLAISSFQKRMAKQFGINPGQEMIQGIDSAQEANAELVLADRNIQITFARIWNNIGLKGKAMLLTQVIASIFSKETISEEELEKMKQQDTIHTVLQEFTDTFPKLKKPLIDERDQYLAQKIKDAPGEKVVAVLGAAHVPGIKEQIQKDHNLNKLRELPPKSKLPKIIGWSIPILILAIIAYTFYANPQAGWEQTVSWVIWNGGLSAFGALIALGHPLTILTALLVAPITSLNPLLAAGWFAGFVQAYVRRPHVRDFENLSEDVFTVKGFWRNKVTRVLLIVVLANLGSSLGTFIGGVDVIRVFLENL from the coding sequence ATGACAGAGGACAATATAACACGGATATATTTGAACAATAAGGAATATATTCTAATTGGAACGGCTCATGTTTCTAAACATAGTGCGGAACAAGTAAAAGAAGTAATTGAAGCCGAAAAACCAGATACAGTATGTGTAGAGCTTGATGAACAACGGTATCAATCCATCAAAGATGATAACAAGTGGAAAAACATGGATATATTTAAAGTGATAAAAGAGAAGAAAGCTTCTTTATTGTTAATGAATTTAGCGATCTCTTCTTTTCAAAAACGAATGGCAAAGCAGTTTGGTATTAACCCCGGTCAAGAAATGATTCAAGGGATTGATTCTGCACAAGAAGCAAATGCAGAACTTGTGTTAGCAGATCGTAATATACAAATCACCTTTGCAAGAATATGGAATAATATTGGATTAAAAGGAAAAGCGATGTTGTTAACGCAAGTGATTGCGAGCATTTTTAGTAAAGAGACAATTTCTGAGGAAGAATTAGAAAAAATGAAGCAACAAGACACGATTCATACGGTGTTGCAAGAGTTTACAGACACTTTCCCAAAGCTAAAGAAACCGCTCATCGATGAAAGAGATCAATATTTAGCTCAAAAAATTAAAGATGCACCCGGGGAAAAGGTCGTTGCTGTGCTTGGTGCCGCTCATGTGCCGGGGATAAAGGAACAAATACAAAAGGATCATAATTTAAATAAACTACGAGAGTTGCCTCCAAAATCAAAACTGCCTAAAATTATCGGTTGGTCAATCCCGATCCTTATTTTGGCAATTATTGCGTATACGTTTTATGCTAATCCACAAGCTGGTTGGGAACAAACAGTAAGCTGGGTCATTTGGAATGGCGGATTATCAGCATTCGGTGCATTAATTGCGTTAGGGCATCCGCTTACTATTTTAACGGCATTACTCGTTGCTCCGATCACTTCTTTAAACCCATTACTTGCAGCGGGATGGTTTGCTGGCTTCGTGCAAGCATATGTAAGAAGACCGCATGTTCGTGATTTTGAGAATTTATCTGAAGATGTATTTACGGTTAAGGGGTTTTGGCGCAATAAAGTGACGAGGGTGTTACTTATTGTAGTACTAGCAAATCTCGGTAGCTCTTTAGGTACATTTATTGGTGGTGTTGACGTCATTCGTGTGTTTTTGGAAAATTTATAA
- the phnG gene encoding phosphonate C-P lyase system protein PhnG, translated as MRRRRRSEILVQANPNLAASLANDIKQTYTYKEIVAPRHGLTMVKMRESAQKSLFYIGEVLVTEAKVEIQGEIGIGIIQGMHDEVATQLAIIDAAYNAQLPETLSWTDTLEAAEAEINRKKIRQQAELMETKVNFETMDV; from the coding sequence ATGAGAAGGCGAAGAAGATCAGAGATTCTTGTGCAAGCAAATCCCAACCTGGCGGCAAGTCTGGCAAACGATATTAAGCAGACGTATACCTACAAGGAAATCGTTGCCCCAAGACATGGATTAACAATGGTGAAAATGCGGGAAAGCGCACAGAAATCCTTATTCTATATAGGTGAAGTACTCGTTACGGAAGCAAAAGTAGAAATTCAAGGGGAAATCGGCATCGGCATTATACAAGGTATGCACGATGAGGTAGCAACTCAATTAGCTATTATTGATGCAGCTTACAATGCACAGTTACCTGAAACGCTGTCTTGGACGGACACTTTAGAGGCCGCTGAAGCAGAAATAAACCGTAAAAAAATAAGACAACAAGCAGAATTAATGGAAACCAAAGTAAACTTTGAAACGATGGATGTTTAA
- a CDS encoding PAS domain-containing protein: MKKRSPIKQGRAMKLQTSITLLIIFIVSLSVIIMNGFFSKYITENTKDTISQRLYTISRLVAQSDLVIEGLQNEKQRANIQEYANELKALSNIGFLVVLDMNLIRLSHPIPSEVGKSFYNREDAKSSLGGKEYTSIEKGPLGLGMRVFTPIKNEQNKQIGVVVAGLSMDKVEDQIEEGQRMILLGAIFQLLLGVIGAYFISKYVKKILFGMEPVEIAQLTKERDTMLESVKEGILVVNQSGEITRVNQQALKLMALTKELELIGRPVRNYMPTLQQTIQTGIASENGEALFYGKKYY; encoded by the coding sequence ATGAAAAAACGATCTCCCATCAAACAAGGCAGAGCCATGAAGCTGCAAACCTCGATTACATTGTTAATTATTTTCATTGTTTCATTGTCTGTCATTATCATGAACGGGTTTTTTAGTAAGTATATCACAGAAAATACAAAAGATACGATTTCCCAAAGGTTATACACTATATCCCGCCTCGTTGCACAGTCTGACCTTGTGATAGAGGGTTTGCAAAACGAAAAGCAACGAGCTAACATTCAGGAATATGCGAATGAATTAAAAGCGTTATCAAATATCGGTTTTCTTGTCGTTCTAGATATGAATCTAATTCGCTTATCCCACCCTATTCCGTCTGAAGTTGGAAAATCTTTTTACAACCGAGAAGACGCTAAATCTTCACTTGGAGGAAAAGAATATACTTCCATTGAAAAGGGACCGCTCGGGCTAGGTATGCGTGTGTTTACGCCAATTAAGAATGAACAAAACAAACAAATTGGCGTAGTTGTAGCCGGATTATCAATGGATAAAGTGGAAGATCAAATTGAAGAAGGGCAGCGCATGATTTTATTAGGAGCTATTTTCCAACTCCTGCTCGGTGTAATTGGCGCCTACTTCATTAGTAAATACGTTAAAAAAATATTGTTCGGAATGGAACCTGTAGAAATTGCTCAGTTAACGAAGGAACGTGACACGATGTTAGAGTCTGTCAAAGAAGGGATTTTAGTAGTCAATCAGTCTGGTGAAATTACACGCGTTAACCAACAAGCGTTAAAACTTATGGCGTTAACAAAAGAATTGGAATTAATCGGTCGACCTGTAAGAAATTACATGCCTACATTGCAACAGACCATTCAGACAGGAATAGCTTCCGAGAATGGAGAAGCCCTCTTTTACGGAAAAAAATATTATTAA
- a CDS encoding ATP-binding cassette domain-containing protein produces MHEEPILQVRNLNKQFGNGCTHCRNKVDRQLEKNYCPICGTVYACQDVSLDLFPGEILGIVGESGSGKSTMMQCLYFDAPVTSGEAFIYNGELNGQNVFQLSPQKQRYIRNHKYGMVYQNPVNGLKMNFSSIGNIAEKLIAAGNRHVSSMESTGNKLLEHVQIPLFRSKEEPQNFSGGMQQRVQIAKALSNNPPILFLDEVTTGLDLSVQANVLDLIKQIQREWGISMIVVSHDLAVIRMLADRTMVMLNGSVIEEGLTDQILEDPQHAYTQRLVYSLL; encoded by the coding sequence ATGCATGAAGAACCAATATTGCAAGTTCGGAACTTAAATAAACAGTTTGGTAACGGGTGTACCCATTGTCGTAATAAAGTAGACCGACAGTTGGAGAAAAATTATTGCCCTATTTGTGGAACAGTTTATGCATGTCAGGATGTATCTTTGGACTTGTTTCCAGGAGAAATACTTGGCATTGTTGGCGAAAGTGGTAGTGGGAAATCAACAATGATGCAATGCCTTTACTTTGATGCGCCCGTTACTTCTGGGGAAGCTTTTATCTATAATGGCGAATTAAATGGGCAAAATGTCTTTCAATTATCCCCACAGAAGCAACGGTATATTCGTAATCATAAATACGGAATGGTCTATCAAAATCCAGTCAATGGGTTGAAGATGAACTTTTCTTCAATTGGAAATATTGCCGAAAAACTGATTGCAGCGGGAAATCGTCATGTCTCATCCATGGAAAGTACGGGAAACAAACTGCTTGAACATGTGCAAATTCCGTTGTTTCGCTCGAAGGAAGAGCCGCAAAACTTTTCTGGAGGAATGCAACAGCGGGTGCAAATAGCAAAAGCATTATCGAATAATCCGCCGATTCTATTTTTAGATGAAGTAACGACAGGGCTTGATTTGTCTGTACAGGCAAATGTGCTTGATTTGATTAAACAGATTCAGAGAGAGTGGGGAATTAGTATGATTGTCGTTTCCCATGATCTGGCTGTTATTCGGATGCTAGCAGATCGAACGATGGTGATGCTGAATGGTTCCGTCATTGAAGAAGGGTTAACGGATCAAATCTTAGAAGATCCACAACATGCTTATACGCAACGTTTAGTTTACTCGTTATTATAG
- a CDS encoding DASS family sodium-coupled anion symporter, with product MNRKNWIGIGLAFLVLFIILLLPNPDSLPLVGQRVLAVLAFAVVLWVTEAVPYPVSAVMIISWLAILVGLSPTIEDPTIMYGTKEALGMAIGGFSSTAVGLVAGALFLAAAMEITGLHKRIALFIMSKIGTKPNRLVMGTITVSFVLALFVPSATARAGTIIPILLGIVAAFGLTKQSKLAALLVITAVQSISIWNVGIKTAAAQNMVALGFMQSEFGMDVAWGKWFMYAAPWSILMSVMLFFVMTKLIKPEETNLAGGDSIQSQLQALGKMKPNEWRLISISVALLFLWSTEGIFHPLDSTTVTIIAVAIMLLPKVGIFTWKEVQAKIPWGTLVVFATGISLGMVLLSTEAATWLSSNTFEAMGLAGMSIVAIVAILALFNILIHLGFASATSLASALIPIVIALVTGMESTSFNGPGLVLIMQFVISFGFLLPVNAPQNMLAYGTETFTAKQLLKSGIPITVIGYLFIILFSATYWQWVGLL from the coding sequence ATGAACCGGAAAAATTGGATTGGTATTGGTTTAGCTTTTCTTGTCTTATTTATTATTTTATTATTACCAAACCCTGATTCACTTCCACTTGTCGGGCAAAGGGTGCTTGCAGTTTTGGCGTTTGCGGTCGTTTTGTGGGTGACAGAAGCAGTGCCTTATCCGGTAAGTGCAGTAATGATTATCAGTTGGTTAGCTATCTTAGTTGGCCTATCTCCTACCATTGAAGACCCCACCATCATGTACGGGACAAAAGAAGCATTAGGAATGGCAATTGGAGGTTTTAGCTCAACAGCTGTAGGGCTGGTTGCAGGAGCTCTATTTTTGGCGGCTGCTATGGAGATTACAGGACTACACAAGAGAATTGCGTTGTTTATTATGTCAAAAATAGGCACGAAACCAAACCGTTTAGTAATGGGAACGATTACTGTAAGCTTTGTACTTGCACTATTTGTTCCAAGTGCGACAGCGCGAGCAGGTACCATTATTCCAATATTATTAGGAATCGTTGCCGCATTTGGTTTAACAAAGCAGAGTAAGCTTGCGGCATTATTAGTTATTACTGCTGTTCAGTCCATTTCCATCTGGAATGTTGGAATTAAAACAGCTGCTGCGCAAAATATGGTAGCGTTAGGATTTATGCAATCGGAATTTGGTATGGATGTAGCTTGGGGGAAATGGTTCATGTATGCTGCTCCATGGTCAATATTGATGTCTGTCATGTTGTTTTTCGTCATGACAAAGCTGATCAAACCAGAAGAAACGAACCTTGCTGGTGGCGATAGCATTCAATCTCAGCTTCAAGCGTTAGGGAAAATGAAGCCAAATGAGTGGCGATTAATATCTATTTCCGTTGCATTGTTGTTCTTATGGTCTACGGAAGGCATCTTTCATCCGCTGGATTCCACCACAGTTACCATTATTGCTGTTGCGATCATGCTACTTCCTAAAGTAGGTATCTTTACGTGGAAAGAAGTGCAAGCAAAGATTCCTTGGGGAACGTTGGTCGTATTCGCAACCGGAATATCACTCGGAATGGTGTTATTAAGTACAGAAGCAGCTACATGGTTATCTTCTAACACATTTGAAGCAATGGGGTTAGCTGGCATGTCAATTGTAGCTATTGTAGCTATCTTAGCATTATTTAATATTCTCATTCATTTAGGATTTGCGAGTGCAACCAGTTTGGCATCTGCGTTAATCCCGATTGTTATTGCGCTAGTAACAGGCATGGAATCGACATCATTCAATGGACCTGGACTTGTGCTCATCATGCAATTCGTAATTAGTTTCGGTTTCTTACTTCCTGTGAACGCACCACAAAATATGCTTGCATATGGAACAGAAACATTTACAGCAAAACAATTATTAAAATCTGGTATACCAATAACGGTAATCGGTTATCTTTTCATTATCTTATTTAGTGCAACGTATTGGCAATGGGTCGGATTATTGTAA